Proteins encoded within one genomic window of Humulus lupulus chromosome 1, drHumLupu1.1, whole genome shotgun sequence:
- the LOC133821305 gene encoding uncharacterized protein LOC133821305 has product MSSSNIITPLLANEKLTSDNFIKWKSNMNIVLICENYKFAFTEECHEVSTAIAPKTAREKYDAWILSNNKAKCYMLASMSDVLRKNHEDMDTAYEIWASFQVIFGQ; this is encoded by the coding sequence ATGTCTAGCTCAAACATTATTACTCCTTTACTTGCAAATGAGAAACTTACTagtgataattttataaaatggaaatcaaacatgaacattgtgttGATTTGTGAGAACTACAAGTTTGCCTTTACTGAGGAATGTCATGAGGTCTCTACTGCCATTGCTCCCAAAACTGCAAGGGAGAAGTATGATGCTTGGATTTTATCCAACAACAAGGCTAAATGCtacatgcttgctagtatgagtgatGTACTTAGAAAGAATCATGAAGACATGGATACTGCATATGAGATATGGGCGTCTTTTCAAGTCATATTTGGACAGTAG